The Euphorbia lathyris chromosome 2, ddEupLath1.1, whole genome shotgun sequence genome includes a window with the following:
- the LOC136217492 gene encoding uncharacterized protein, whose protein sequence is MAVAEARAVWQRTANRCFVQEDAKRAPKLACCQSSSSSSKQVDGGPVNGADMPDDPAVGFMPRHRNPSYSNLPPDTRWWLQLQPSYGYQKGLTKEQLNVLEAEMENLRAEIINSPSIVGGAHNDGIGCTLLAGDKNVRSPVTADHRINTDCMKEDTGVIKQQAEVLYDDTRENLKLMDMEAIECLPWLASEKNVPWWRTTDRDDLASLVAQKSLDYVENCDLPPPQKMHVKRYSGGHPGSFDYDDVFSSIVQHGGSSPERAHRSRMASVEEILQSGSDQPFSSGTTHENTCCIGQVPDGDTSKAQLLEALRHSQTRAREAEKVAKQACEEKEHIVKLFLRQASQLFAYKQWCHLLQLETLYYQVKNGEQPMSNLFPVALPWMPPKGKKFRKNTQKSTRSKRDRPGQPCNDISKYAVAFALGLSLVGAGLLLGWTVGWMLPL, encoded by the exons ATGGCTGTAGCAGAAGCAAGGGCTGTATGGCAAAGAACAGCCAACCGTTGTTTTGTCCAAGAAGATGCAAAAAGAGCTCCCAAATTAGCTTGCTGCCaatcatcatcttcatcatccAAACAGGTTGATGGGGGACCAGTAAATGGAGCAGACATGCCTGATGACCCTGCTGTTGGTTTCATGCCTCGCCACAGGAACCCCTCGTATTCCAATTTACCCCCTGATACAAGATGGTGGCTTCAGCTACAACCTAGCTATGGATACCAAAAGGGTCTTACTAAAGAACAGTTGAATGTCTTAGAGGCAGAAATGGAAAACTTGAGAGCTGAAATTATAAATTCACCCTCTATAGTTGGTGGCGCTCACAATGACGGCATAGGTTGCACATTATTAGCTGGTGACAAGAACGTTCGATCTCCTGTTACTGCAGATCATAGGATCAATACTGATTGTATGAAGGAAGATACTGGAGTTATTAAGCAACAGGCAGAAGTTCTATATGATGACACTAGGGAAAACTTAAAATTGATGGATATGGAAGCAATTGAATGTTTACCTTGGCTTGCTAGTGAAAAGAATGTACCATGGTGGCGCACGACAGATAGGGATGATTTGGCCTCCTTGGTTGCACAAAAGTCACTTGACTATGTCGAGAATTGTGACCTCCCCCCGCCTCAGAAGATGCATGTTAAGAGATATTCTGGTGGGCATCCTGGATCTTTTGATTACGATGATGTCTTCAGCTCAATAGTCCAGCATGGTGGTTCTAGTCCTGAAAGAGCTCATAGAAGTCGGATGGCTTCTGTTGAGGAGATCCTGCAAAGTGGTTCTGACCAGCCATTCAG TTCGGGTACAACCCATGAAAACACTTGCTGTATTGGACAAGTTCCTGATGGTGATACTTCCAAGGCTCAGCTACTGGAAGCACTCCGTCATTCCCAAACACGAGCCAGGGAAGCAGAGAAAGTAGCGAAGCAAGCCTGTGAGGAGAAGGAACATATCGTTAAGCTCTTTTTGAGACAAGCCTCGCAGCTTTTTGCCTATAAGCAATGGTGTCATCTGCTGCAGCTTGAAACCCTTTACTACCAGGTGAAGAATGGTGAGCAGCCTATGTCCAATCTGTTCCCTGTGGCTCTTCCCTGGATGCCTCCGAAAGGAAAGAAATTCCGGAAGAACACACAGAAGTCGACACGGAGCAAGAGAGACAGGCCTGGGCAACCATGTAATGACATTAGCAAGTATGCAGTTGCATTCGCTCTCGGGTTGAGCCTTGTTGGTGCTGGCTTGCTTCTGGGATGGACCGTTGGCTGGATGTTGCCTTTATGA